GAGGAGAACGGATTCAGCGGTCCGCTTCCCGACTCCATAGGGCGCGCCCGCGCACTCGTCACTCTCGACCTCCGGGAGAACTCATTCTCCGGTAGCCTGCCGGCGACGCTGGGCGATCTCGACGCTCTGCGTTTCCTGAAGCTCTCGGACAACGGGTTTACCGGCGAACTCCCGGTCGAACTGGGCCACATGGAGTCCCTGGAGCGCCTCGATCTGAAAGACAACCGGCTCGACGGCCCGCTCCCGGTCGCGCTCGCTCCCCACCTGAAGGAAATCGACCTCACCGGCAATCCGGTGAGCGGTGCGCTTCCCCCGGAATACGGCGAGATGGCGAAGCTCACCGCCCTGCACCTGGGCGGAACCGAACTCCGCGGCCTGCTTCCCGTCGCGTTGATCGGCCTCGGTCTGGAGGAGTTCAGCTTCTTCGATACCGGACTCTGCCCGCCGCCGCACCGGAGCTTCGAAGAATGGCTCAGGCAGGTCACCTACCTGGCAGAAAATCTTTGCGAACCCGGCTTCCGCGACGAACTCGCCCTGATCGACCTCTTCGAGTCCACCAAAGGCCGAAACTGGAGCGAGGGCCAGGGGAGCGACTCCGATCCCGGCGACTGGGAAGGGGTGGAGTTAAACGCCGAGGGCAGGGTGGTCGCTCTGGAGCTCAGGGATGAGGAGCTCTCCGGGGAACTGCCGCTCTCACTGACCGCGCTCGACGCGTTGGAGCGGATCGACATGGGCCGCAATCGACTTACCGGTCGCATCCCTCGCGAGTTCGTCGCGCTGGAGGAGCTCGAGGTGCTGCGGCTCGACGGCAACCCTCTCCACGGTCCGCTGCCCGCCGAGATGAGTCGGCTCTCGCCCGCGGTCTTCGATTTCTCGAACACCGAGCTCTGCGCTCCGCCCGACGACGACTTCCAGGAGTGGCTGGGAGGGATCACGGAGTCGGCCGGCAGCACGTGCGAGCTACCTGCGGAGGTGAAGCTGGACATCCCCCTCGTCTACGTGACTCAGGGCGTGCAGCGCGCGGGCGGCGACGTTCCGCTGATCGCCGGGAGCAACTCGCTTCTGCGCGTCTTTCTGACCGGCGACCCCGTCAGCTTTCACAGCCCGGTCGTCGAAGCCTCGCTCCATAGGAACGGCGTGGAGTTCCATACGGTTAGGATGTGGCGGGACGGACCGCCCCTCGAACCGGAGATCGACGAGGGGAGATGGAAGGCCTCGTACAATGCGCGCATACACGGCGAACTTCTTCAGCCCGGCACGGGACTCGTCGTCCGTGTCGATCCGGACGGCGAGGTGCCGCTGGCTCCGGGCAGCGTGAGCGTCTACCCGGCCGAAGGCGCGATCGATCTCGGAGTCGTGACCCTGCCGGCCCTGGAGCTGACCGTCGTGCCCGTGATGCGTTCGGGCTGGGACGATTCGGGGGTGCTCGACTGGACGAGGGGGCTCAATCGCGACAGTCCGCAGATCGCGCTCCTGCGCAAGACGCTCCCGGTCGGATCCCTGGTGATCGGAGTGCGCGAGCCGTACGTCACCACCGCCGACCTCGGGACCTTCACGGGCTGGGGAGAGTTCCTGCGCGAGATCGGCCTGCTGCGCGCCGCCGAAGGGAGCAAGGGATATTACTACGGCGCGGTGCGCAAGAACACCGGGTCGTTCATCAGGGGTTTCGCGTTCAGAGGCCTGCCCGTCGCCGTGGGGCTGATAGACGATGCGGTCATGACGCACGAGATCGGCCACTCGATGAATCTCGGCCACGCGCCTTGCGGCGGCGCCAACTCTCCCGACCCAGATTTTCCTCACGCCGGAGGACGCATAGGCGTCTGGGGGACCGACTTCGAAAATGAACGGCTCATCGCCCCGACGTTCGGTCGCGACATCATGGGATACTGCTTCGGCGAAGATCGGAGCTGGCTGAGCGACTATCACTTTGAAAAGGCCCTCGCCTACAGGCTCGAGCAGGAGACGTCGAGCGCCGCCGTCGCCCGGGGAACCGTACCGGACGCCACCGTGCCGTCGCTCGTGGTCTGGGGCACGGCGGAAGGGCCCGACGGGGCGTCTCTCGATCCGGCGCTCCTCATGGACCTGCCCGCTCGGACGGCCGCGGCGGGCGGCTCTCTCTCTCTCGAGGCGGGCGTGGGATCCGGGGAGCACCGAGCCTACGCGGTGACCGGCCTCGATCCGCGCGGCGGCGTTCTCTTCCGCCACGAACTCGAGCTCATGCCCGACGCATACGGCGGCAAGCACTTCATCGCCGTCCTTCCTCTCGAGGCCGGCTGGGCGGGCGCCCTGACCGCTCTCAGGCTGGAAGGCCCTTCGGGAAGCGTGACGATGGAAGGCCGGGAAGGTCCGGCTCTCGCCGCGATCCGGGACGGCGCCGGACGGCTGACGGCGATCGTGCGAGACTGGAGCGGAGACCTGCCTGCAGGAATGGAGGTCGGCTCGGACTCGGGTGTCCGAGTCTCGGTCTCGCGGGGGATTCCCCGGCCGGAGGAACAGGTTTCGGCGCTGCTCGGACTCGGTCGGTGAGGGGCTAGCGGGCCGGACCTTGCGCACAGTCGTCGTCAACCTCGCGGACCGCCGCCCGGTGTGGGCTCTACCCGGTTGGGTGCCCGAGGAGATCCGCGCCGCTCTTCCTCAGGGGTGGCGGCTCGAGATGAGCGAAGAGCCTGCCGACGGGAGCGGGGACGGCGACGCCTCCGCCTCGCGAAGCCTCCTGGAATTGGCCCGAGACTGCGAGATATACCTCGGCTACGGCCTTCCCGCCGAGCTCGTGCGAGCGGCGCCGGCCCTGAGCTGGGCGCACTCGGGAGCCGCCGGCGTGCGAGGCTCGCTCACGCCGGAGCTGAAGGCGAGCGAGATCGTCTTCACCAACTCGGCCGGGATCCACGCCCGACCCATGGCCGAGACTGCGCTCGCCATGCTCCTGCACTTCTTTCGCGGCCTCGATTTCGCTGTGCGCAACCAGGCGATGCGGCGCTGGAGCGCACTCCCCTACCTCAGGGCCGAATCTCCGGTGCGCGAGCTGGGTTCGGCCACCGTGGGCATCGTGGGTTACGGGGGAATCGGGCGGGCCCTCGTCCGCCTGCTGACCGCCTTCGGCTCTTCGGTCCTGGCTGTGCGCAGAAGCGTGAGGGGCCGGCGGGCCGTCGGGGCGGACACGTCGTCCGGCGCGGACGAATCCGACGACGGAGCGACCCGGAACGTCGCCGTCTTCGGCCCGGATGCCTTCCCCGAGCTCCTGGCGGCCAGCGACGCCGTCGTCGTCGCGGTTCCCGATACCGCCGAGACTCGCGGTCTGATCGACGGGGCCGCCCTAGCCGCCATGAAGCCGGGCGCCGTGCTGGTCAACGTCTCCCGGGGCGGCGTGGTCGACGAGCGAGCGCTCGTCGATGCGCTGCGTTCGGGCAGACTGCGCGGCGCCGGGCTCGACGTCTTCGAGCATGAACCGCTCTCGTGCGCGAACCCGCTCTGGGACCTCGACAACGTGATCCTCACTCCGCACGTTTCGGCGGTGACCCGAGGTTTCTGGCGGCGCGAGACCGACCTGATTCTGCACAACCTTCGGCGCTATCTCGCCGGAGCCCCTCTCGGGGAATGGAGGAACGTAGTTGACCCGAAACGCGGATACTGAGACCCCCGGAGCCGAAGTCGAGGGCGGGAGCGTTCTGGAAAAGACGCTCGCCCTGGTCCGCCATCTGCGGGCGCACTGCCCGTGGGACAGGAAGCAGACCGCCGAAAGCCTCGTTCCGCACCTGCTGGAGGAGGCGGCGGAGGTCGCCCAGGCGGTGAGCGAGGGCTCGGACGAGGAGCTCGCCGGAGAGCTTGGGGATCTTCTGCTCAATCTCGCCTTCCAGATCGTTGTCGGTCAGGAGGCGGGTCGGTTTACCTGCGAGGACGTGTTCGGACGGCTCGAGGCGAAGATGATCCGTCGCCATCCGCACGTCTGGGGGGACGAGACTGCGGCCGCCGCCGGTCCGGCAGCCTGGGAGCGACGCAAGGCTACGGAACGATCCGCCGAGGAAAGCGCCCTCGCGGGGATCGCCCAAGGGCTCGATCCGCTCACCAGGTCGTACCGGATGCAGGAGAAGGCTGCGGTGGTCGGGTTCGACTGGGACGACTGGCAGGGGGCGTTCGACAAGTGCGACGAGGAGATGGAGGAGGTGAGGGAGGCCGTGGACGACGGCCCCGCGAGCGCCGTCGAGTCCGAGCTCGGGGACCTGCTGTTCGCGGTGGTGAACCTGGCCCGCCTGCTCGGCGTCCACCCGACCGTCGCGCTGGCACGGGCGAATCGTCGCTTCAGGGAGCGTTTCCAGGCCATGGAGGCCTTGGCCGTCGAGCGGGGGATCGCGATGCCGGAGGCCGGTCTCGTGCTGCTCGATTCGCTGTGGGATGAGGTGAAGCGGGCCCGGAGGAGCGCCGATCAAGCCCGTTAGGCCGGATGCGGCGCCCGCCCGGACTCGGCGGTGGGAAGCAGCCGCATGACGGATCCGAACGCCATTTGCCCGCCTCCCGCCGACGGTCGAGCCTGGGTGGAGGTGGATGCAGACGCCCTGCGGGCCAACGCGGCGAGCCTGGCTGCCAAGGCTGGAACCGGTGTCGCGCTGGTCCCGATGGTCAAAGCCGACGGCTACGGACTGGGGGCGGTCGAGGTCGCTCGCTCGCTCGCCCCCCTGAAACCATGGAAGCTGGGGGTTGCCGCGGTCGCCGAGGGCACGGCCCTGCGCCGAGCCGGGATAGCCGCGCCCATCTTCGTCGCCTCTCCGGCCCTGCCGTCGGAGATCGGGGTCGCGGTCGCATCCGGGTTCGAGCTCGCGATCACCGACCTCGACCAACTGCGCGGGATCCGGGAGCTCCGCGCGGCGCGGAGCGGCGGCGGGGCAGGGAAGCACGGAGCCGACCGAGGCCCTCCGGTTCGGGTCCACCTCGAGATCGACACCGGGATGGGGCGCGCCGGCTTCGATTGGCGTCGAGCCTCCACATGGGCCCCGGAGGTCGCCGGGCTGCTCGGACGCGGCAGGAGCGCCGACGGCGCCGAACCGACGCTAGTCCTGGAAGGGATCTTCTCCCACCTCCACTCCGCCGACGAGTCGGAACCGTCGATCCGCGAACAGCGCATGCGCCTCGAATCGGCTCTGGCCCGACTCGCTCCCCGCCGACCCGCCGCCGTCCACCTCCTCAACTCGGCCGGCGTTCTGCGCGCTCCCGACCTCGCCGCCGACGCCATCCGCCCCGGCATCTTCCTCTACGGAGGCCGGCCGGCGTCCGATCTCGAACTTCCGCGTCCGGTGGCGACCGTCAAGGCGAGAGTGGCGCACGTTAAGGAAGCCGGCCCGGGAGACACCGTGGGCTACGGCGCGACTTACACCGCCCGGCGTCACGAACGTTGGGCGACGCTCGCCATCGGCTACGGCGACGGACTGCCACGGAGGCTAGGCGATCGCGGTTGGGCGGTACTGGGAGGTCGCCCTGCTCCACTGATCGGCCGGACCTCAATGGACGTTACGGTGGTAAGGGTGGATGCCGCGCAAGAGGTGAGAAGGGGCGATGTCGCCACCGTGATCGGTCCGGGGGGCGACGAGGGACTCGCACTCCACGAAGTCGCCACCCTCGCGGACACGATTCCTTACGAGATTTTAACGGGTCTCTCCCCCCGCCTGCCGAGAATATGGAAGGGTGTGCCAATTGACTGAGTCCGCTGATCCCGTGATCGCATTCGAACCGCTTCCTAGGGCCTGCGCGGCGGTCGCGCTGGTCGGACTGGCGATGCTCGGCGGCTGTGACGAAGTGGTGCCTACCTCGCTCGACCCCAACCGCTTTCCCGAGTCGCCGGTCACCGTCGAGCTGCACGTCGACTGGGACGGCTTCGGCTCCGGCTTCCGCACCTACGGCGGCTACGGCTCGCCGGCGGACCTGCCGAACTCGGTGCTGGCGAGCGATTTCCGGGGCGAGCTCGACTCGCACACCATAGTGCGCTGGGGCGCCTACCCGGTGTCGGTATCGGTGCGGGACACGACTGGCACGACCCGACCCGACTCCGCCCTCACCTACATCGGCGGCCGCTTCGTCGTCTACTTCGACACCCTGGCGAGCGTGACCGACGGCCCCGTGGAGGTCGAGCTGGGGGCGACCACGGTGGAATGGGACGACCGCACCTCGAACTGGTGGTCGTCGGTGGATACCAGCGGCAACTCGAGACTCTGGCCGGAACCGGGAGGCGGGCCGGTCGAGCCTCTCGGTATCGCGACCTGGAACCCGGAGGAGGGAGACTCGCTGGCCTTCGAGATCGACTCGGCGAGGATCGCGGAGTGGGCCGACACCGCCGACGTGACCCGGGGCGCCCGGCTGCGTCTGATCACGCCGGGGGCGAGACTCGACGTGAGGGGTACCGGACTTCGCCTCCACACTCGTCCTTCGCTCCACCCCGACTCCACCTTCTATCTCCACGTCGTCCAGGAAGACCTGACCTTCGTCTACGATCCCTATCCGACGGCGCCGGAGGAAGGAGGCCGTATTGGAGGCGTTCCCGCCTGGCGCACGGTGTTCGAGGTCGGGTCGCTCACATCGCTCACCGGGCCGCCGGAGCTCTGCGCGGCAGTCGGCTGTCCGGCGTCCTTCGAGCCCTCCCAGATCAACTATGCCGCCATCGTTCTCCACGCCAAGGCGGTCGCCGCCGCCTTCAGACCGAGCGACTCCGTCACCGTGGACGCCCGCCCCGTACTTGCAAGCGCTTCGCTCCCCAAGTCTCCGCTCGGTCCCTCGCTCACGGGGCTGCTCGGCGAGAAGGTGGCACCCGAGGCATTCCAGCCCGAAGGTCGGAATGCGGAGATCGAAATACCCGTCACGTCCTTCGTTCGAGACGTGGTGCGCGGTGTGGACGGTCGAGGCGATCCGGTAACCGGAACCCTCGCCCTCCTGGCGCGGGTCGAACCGGCGTCGCTTCCCTACGCCGCCTTCCACGGACCCGAAGGCGAGCATCCGCCCTACCTCAAAGTGGTGATCTCGGTCAGCAGATCGGGGAGCGGATCGTGAGTCCGGCGGTCCGCCCGCTTGCGGCCGTGCTGCTGGCGGCGCTCCTGATTCCCGCCTCAGCCCTTGGCGCCCAGTCGATCTACTCCGCCGCAGGACTGGGGCTGCCCAGCGAACCCCTCGACGGCAGAGCTCGCGCCTTGGGCAGCTTCGGCATCGGACTCACCGGCAGCTCGCTCCAGGTCAACGATCCGGCGGCAGCCGGCCGGATCGGCGTCCCCCGAGCGACCATAGTCGCGCAGCCGTCGTGGGTCGAGTACGAGCGCGGTACCGACGCGGGCCGGTTTCGCGGCAACCGGTTCCCTGCCGTTGCGGTCGGCTACCCCCTCGCCAGCGGGCTCGCGACCCTCAGCTTCAGCACCACTTTCGAGCAGCGCTTCTCCGCAGAACGGGTCATCCAGGTCGAGCTCATCAGCGGAACGCGACAGGCGCAGGAGACCTTCGATCAGGAGGGCGCCCTCTCGCACGTCCAAATGGGCTATGCCCGCTCGTTCCTGGACGGTTCGCTCTCGCTCGGGGCGCTTGTGGGTCGCAACGTGGGCTCGCTGGGCTCGCTCCTGACCCGGGACTTCACCGCATACGACTCCCTCTCGACCATCGGCACCTACCGGAGGGAATCGCGATGGTCGTACTCCGGCTGGACGGGCACCCTGGGCGCGGCGGCCGACGTCGTCCCGATCCTTCGCCTGGCCGTGAGCGCGACTTGGTCGCAGGATCTGCGCGCCGCCGCCCAGGAAGGCACGACGGAGTCGGACCGCTACTGGGGCGTGCCGGCACGTTACCGGGGCGGCTTCTCCCTGGCCCTTTCGAGCGGGCTCCAACTCGCCGGGAGCGCGGTGTACGCGGACTGGTCGCAGAGCTCCACCGATCTGGCCGAAGACGTGACCGCGAGCAGCTCGTTCGGCTACGGGATCGGCATCGAGCTCACCCGGGGACGACTCTTCGGGCGCGGGACTCCGCTGCGGCTCGGGTACCGTTCGAGCCGGCTGCCGTTCGCCTTCACCGAGTACGGGAACGGCGGCGGACCCCGAGGGCCGGACTCCGAGGCCGCCGTCGAGACCGTGTTCGCCGGCGGAATCGGCTTCCCCCTCGCAGGCAGCGAAGAGCTGACCCTGGCGAGCGCGGACCTGGCGGTCGAGAGGGGACGGCGGCAGGACTTCATCCTCTCCGAGAGCTTCTGGCGCGTAACCGTGTCTCTGTCGGTGTCCGGCTTCTGACCGATGGCGCGAACGATCGGCGGACCGTCTCCTCGGCGAGGATCGGATCTTCCCCGGGCTTATGTGGAGA
The Gemmatimonadota bacterium genome window above contains:
- the alr gene encoding alanine racemase; its protein translation is MTDPNAICPPPADGRAWVEVDADALRANAASLAAKAGTGVALVPMVKADGYGLGAVEVARSLAPLKPWKLGVAAVAEGTALRRAGIAAPIFVASPALPSEIGVAVASGFELAITDLDQLRGIRELRAARSGGGAGKHGADRGPPVRVHLEIDTGMGRAGFDWRRASTWAPEVAGLLGRGRSADGAEPTLVLEGIFSHLHSADESEPSIREQRMRLESALARLAPRRPAAVHLLNSAGVLRAPDLAADAIRPGIFLYGGRPASDLELPRPVATVKARVAHVKEAGPGDTVGYGATYTARRHERWATLAIGYGDGLPRRLGDRGWAVLGGRPAPLIGRTSMDVTVVRVDAAQEVRRGDVATVIGPGGDEGLALHEVATLADTIPYEILTGLSPRLPRIWKGVPID
- a CDS encoding D-2-hydroxyacid dehydrogenase, yielding MRTVVVNLADRRPVWALPGWVPEEIRAALPQGWRLEMSEEPADGSGDGDASASRSLLELARDCEIYLGYGLPAELVRAAPALSWAHSGAAGVRGSLTPELKASEIVFTNSAGIHARPMAETALAMLLHFFRGLDFAVRNQAMRRWSALPYLRAESPVRELGSATVGIVGYGGIGRALVRLLTAFGSSVLAVRRSVRGRRAVGADTSSGADESDDGATRNVAVFGPDAFPELLAASDAVVVAVPDTAETRGLIDGAALAAMKPGAVLVNVSRGGVVDERALVDALRSGRLRGAGLDVFEHEPLSCANPLWDLDNVILTPHVSAVTRGFWRRETDLILHNLRRYLAGAPLGEWRNVVDPKRGY
- the mazG gene encoding nucleoside triphosphate pyrophosphohydrolase → MTRNADTETPGAEVEGGSVLEKTLALVRHLRAHCPWDRKQTAESLVPHLLEEAAEVAQAVSEGSDEELAGELGDLLLNLAFQIVVGQEAGRFTCEDVFGRLEAKMIRRHPHVWGDETAAAAGPAAWERRKATERSAEESALAGIAQGLDPLTRSYRMQEKAAVVGFDWDDWQGAFDKCDEEMEEVREAVDDGPASAVESELGDLLFAVVNLARLLGVHPTVALARANRRFRERFQAMEALAVERGIAMPEAGLVLLDSLWDEVKRARRSADQAR